A genomic stretch from Georgenia muralis includes:
- a CDS encoding DMT family transporter: MQSSSRTKLTGFAIMFLSSSLMGGIGAFARYIEAPGLFISFARNLAGLVLMTLIFTVGRKYVRFRGFRLTPALVASGVFLGLLSGLYVMSTQMTTLANAAFLIYTGPIYSTILASIFLKEPFTRATAISLSSVFVGCLLIIGIINYSAGAGFTVSLDLDPKYFAGNMVALASGVAYGLFLFVSRYRTDVESDVRAYTNFTFAVITLAVINVVKVPDLGGMTARGWLVLAVAAFVTGAGAFYFLTVASKILLAGELATISYQETIMATILGVALFSEPLSLMQILGGVLIIVGGLSQILFSTKKAPELTEAFTQGGVAGGRHDDGAATTVGSDPDAPGVVRPELVVPNNVGAETK, translated from the coding sequence ATGCAGTCGTCAAGCCGCACCAAGCTCACCGGCTTCGCCATCATGTTCCTGTCCTCCAGCCTCATGGGCGGCATCGGTGCCTTCGCCCGGTACATCGAGGCTCCGGGACTCTTCATCTCGTTCGCCCGCAACCTGGCGGGTCTGGTCCTCATGACCCTCATCTTCACGGTCGGGCGCAAGTACGTGAGGTTCCGCGGGTTCCGCCTCACCCCCGCGCTCGTCGCCTCCGGGGTCTTCCTCGGCCTGCTCTCCGGCCTGTACGTGATGTCCACCCAGATGACGACCCTCGCCAACGCGGCGTTCCTCATCTACACCGGGCCGATCTACTCCACCATCCTCGCGAGCATCTTCCTCAAGGAGCCGTTCACGAGGGCGACGGCGATCTCGCTCTCCTCGGTGTTCGTCGGGTGCCTCCTCATCATCGGGATCATCAACTATTCCGCCGGCGCCGGGTTCACCGTGTCGCTCGACCTCGATCCCAAGTACTTCGCGGGCAACATGGTCGCCCTCGCGTCGGGCGTGGCGTACGGCCTCTTCCTCTTCGTGAGCCGATACCGCACCGACGTCGAGTCCGACGTGCGGGCCTACACCAACTTCACCTTCGCCGTCATCACCCTCGCGGTCATCAACGTCGTGAAGGTCCCGGACCTGGGCGGGATGACCGCCCGCGGCTGGCTGGTCCTCGCCGTCGCCGCCTTCGTCACCGGCGCCGGTGCGTTCTACTTCCTCACCGTCGCCTCGAAGATCCTGCTCGCCGGCGAGCTGGCGACAATCTCCTACCAGGAGACGATCATGGCGACGATCCTCGGCGTCGCCCTGTTCAGCGAACCGCTGTCGTTGATGCAGATCCTCGGTGGCGTGCTCATCATCGTCGGTGGCCTCTCGCAGATCCTCTTCTCCACCAAGAAGGCACCGGAGCTCACCGAGGCCTTCACCCAGGGCGGGGTGGCCGGCGGCAGGCACGACGACGGCGCAGCCACCACGGTCGGGAGCGATCCCGACGCCCCGGGCGTCGTCCGGCCCGAACTCGTCGTCCCGAACAACGTAGGAGCCGAGACGAAATGA
- a CDS encoding creatininase, translating to MTTETVYMEDLDAFTYRERIAAGAPVLIPVGSIEQHGPHMPLNTDVLLSRAMAGAVAGKTGSLVAPAMVFGYKSQQRSGGGNHLTGTTSLDAATVVSVAKTLVLELARHGVRKVAFVNGHYENYQFLYEGADLALRELRLDGVTDLTVVLLSYWDFVGDDVIAELYPDGFPGWDLEHGGVLETSLMLLLHPDRVDMTRVADIAPAQLPNYDVLPARPEITPESGCLSSGAAGTAEKGRLLLDGAAAGMVAALRHEFGV from the coding sequence ATGACGACCGAGACCGTCTACATGGAGGACCTCGACGCCTTCACCTACCGCGAGCGCATCGCGGCCGGTGCCCCGGTCCTCATCCCCGTGGGGTCGATCGAGCAGCACGGCCCCCACATGCCGCTGAACACCGACGTGCTGCTCTCGCGGGCGATGGCCGGCGCCGTCGCCGGAAAGACCGGGTCGCTCGTCGCGCCGGCCATGGTCTTCGGGTACAAGTCCCAGCAGCGTTCGGGCGGGGGCAACCACCTCACCGGGACGACCAGTCTCGACGCCGCCACGGTGGTGTCCGTCGCCAAGACGCTGGTGCTCGAGCTCGCCCGCCACGGGGTCCGCAAGGTCGCCTTCGTCAACGGGCACTACGAGAACTACCAGTTCCTCTACGAGGGGGCCGACCTGGCGCTGCGCGAGCTCCGGCTCGACGGCGTCACCGACCTGACGGTCGTGCTCCTGTCGTACTGGGACTTCGTCGGTGACGACGTCATCGCGGAGCTCTACCCCGACGGCTTCCCCGGCTGGGACCTCGAGCACGGCGGGGTTCTGGAGACCTCTCTCATGCTCCTGCTCCACCCCGACCGCGTCGACATGACCCGGGTGGCCGACATCGCGCCGGCGCAGCTGCCCAACTACGACGTCCTCCCGGCCCGGCCGGAGATCACACCCGAGTCCGGGTGCCTGTCGTCCGGTGCCGCCGGGACCGCGGAGAAGGGCAGGCTGCTCCTCGACGGCGCGGCAGCGGGCATGGTCGCAGCCCTCCGTCACGAGTTCGGGGTCTGA
- a CDS encoding purine-cytosine permease family protein: MEETLHPIPEAQRTTRVGGQFWIWAGANIAPINWVLGALGINMGLGLWDTFAVLAVGNLMGMVVFGFFVLLGQRTGVTGMVLGRAVFGRRGNYVPAVIQAVVVIGWCAVNTWIVLDLVLALFGEIGLVDPSLDNYGWKFGVAAAVMLVQVTIALFGYRAIAAFERWTVPPTIAILIAMSIAAWFFMDIDWSYSGPPGGALAGWDRIGAMSTVMTAIGVGWGLTWLTYASDYSRFVSRAVPRRKLYLASAGGQILPVLWLGLLGATLATTNGSIDPGQLIVTNFGTLAIPVLLLVLHGPIATNILNIYTFTVTVQSLDLRIGRRALNIGVGAAAMGAVTVFVFSTNIAHSLDAWLSASVGWTSTWGSIVAVRYYLLDRRSTDFTHCFDPVGTSRLRDVDWRALTAFGVGLTSAWLFMQGMVPALQGPVSNALRGLDLSWLAAALSSGAVYYLLVRRDPSLRAPAAPVAVRPTVRTPAAGVPDAPHLAETS, translated from the coding sequence GTGGAGGAGACGCTCCACCCCATCCCGGAGGCGCAGCGGACCACACGGGTCGGGGGCCAGTTCTGGATCTGGGCCGGAGCGAACATCGCTCCGATCAACTGGGTCCTCGGCGCGCTCGGCATCAACATGGGACTAGGCCTGTGGGACACCTTCGCCGTCCTGGCCGTCGGCAACCTGATGGGCATGGTCGTCTTCGGCTTCTTCGTGCTGCTGGGCCAGCGCACGGGAGTGACCGGCATGGTCCTCGGACGCGCGGTCTTCGGGCGCCGCGGCAACTATGTGCCGGCGGTCATCCAGGCGGTCGTGGTGATCGGCTGGTGCGCCGTCAACACCTGGATCGTCCTTGACCTGGTGCTCGCTCTCTTCGGCGAGATCGGCCTGGTTGACCCCAGCCTGGACAACTACGGCTGGAAGTTCGGGGTGGCCGCCGCCGTCATGCTCGTCCAGGTGACGATCGCGCTGTTCGGCTACCGGGCGATCGCCGCCTTCGAACGGTGGACCGTCCCCCCGACGATCGCGATCCTCATCGCGATGTCGATCGCGGCCTGGTTCTTCATGGACATCGACTGGTCCTACTCCGGCCCTCCCGGGGGAGCGCTGGCCGGCTGGGACCGGATCGGCGCGATGTCGACCGTGATGACGGCCATCGGCGTCGGCTGGGGCCTGACATGGCTCACCTACGCCTCCGACTACTCCCGCTTCGTCAGCAGGGCCGTCCCCCGGCGGAAGCTCTACCTCGCCTCCGCCGGGGGCCAGATCCTCCCGGTGCTGTGGCTCGGGCTCCTCGGGGCGACCCTGGCCACCACCAACGGCTCGATCGACCCCGGCCAGCTCATCGTCACCAACTTCGGCACGCTGGCCATCCCGGTCCTGCTGCTCGTGCTGCACGGGCCCATCGCCACGAACATCCTCAATATCTACACCTTCACCGTGACGGTCCAGAGCCTCGATCTCCGCATCGGCAGAAGGGCCCTGAACATCGGGGTGGGCGCGGCGGCCATGGGCGCGGTCACCGTGTTCGTGTTCTCCACCAACATCGCGCACTCGCTCGACGCATGGCTCTCCGCCTCCGTGGGCTGGACCTCCACCTGGGGCTCGATCGTGGCGGTGCGGTACTACCTCCTCGACCGCCGCTCCACAGACTTCACACACTGCTTCGACCCGGTGGGCACCAGCAGGCTCAGGGACGTCGACTGGCGGGCGCTGACCGCGTTCGGCGTCGGGCTCACCAGCGCGTGGCTGTTCATGCAGGGCATGGTGCCCGCACTGCAGGGCCCGGTCTCCAACGCGCTGCGCGGGCTGGACCTGTCCTGGTTGGCCGCCGCCCTGAGCTCGGGCGCCGTCTACTACCTGCTCGTGCGCCGCGACCCGTCGTTGCGTGCTCCTGCCGCCCCCGTCGCTGTCCGGCCGACGGTGCGAACGCCGGCCGCCGGCGTGCCCGACGCACCTCACCTCGCGGAGACGTCATGA
- the argB gene encoding acetylglutamate kinase: MSATHLAPAERWTSPTCPDGLTPEQKAEVLIQALPWLERFAGGRVVIKYGGHAMVDERLHRAFAEDVLFLHRVGMRPVVVHGGGPQISRMLDRLGMTTEFRGGLRVTTPEVMDVVRMVLTGQVQRQLVGLLNAQVAHAVGISGEDGGLFRARRTGAVVDGETFDVGLVGDVVVVNPQAVEDLLAGDRIPVISTIAPDVDDPGRVLNVNADTAAAALAVALGARKLVILTDVEGLYPRWPDRSSLLRRVSVSQLEALLPALQSGMAPKMAACLRAVREGVPQAHVIDGRHAHSMLVEIFTEEDMGTMVLPDGVA; this comes from the coding sequence ATGAGCGCCACCCACCTCGCCCCGGCCGAGCGGTGGACGAGCCCGACCTGTCCCGATGGCCTGACGCCCGAGCAGAAGGCCGAGGTGCTCATCCAGGCGCTGCCCTGGCTCGAGCGCTTCGCCGGCGGCCGGGTCGTCATCAAGTACGGCGGGCACGCCATGGTGGACGAGCGGCTCCACCGGGCGTTCGCCGAGGACGTGCTGTTCCTCCACCGGGTGGGCATGCGGCCCGTCGTGGTCCACGGCGGCGGCCCGCAGATCTCCCGGATGCTCGACCGGCTCGGGATGACCACGGAGTTCCGCGGCGGCTTGCGGGTGACCACCCCCGAGGTCATGGACGTCGTGCGCATGGTCCTCACCGGGCAGGTCCAGCGCCAGCTGGTCGGGCTGCTGAACGCCCAGGTCGCCCACGCCGTCGGGATCTCCGGCGAGGACGGTGGGCTCTTCCGGGCCCGGCGCACCGGGGCGGTGGTCGACGGCGAGACGTTTGACGTGGGTCTGGTGGGTGACGTCGTCGTGGTGAACCCCCAAGCCGTGGAGGACCTCCTCGCCGGCGACCGGATCCCGGTGATCTCCACGATCGCCCCTGACGTCGACGACCCCGGCCGCGTGCTCAACGTCAATGCTGACACCGCCGCGGCCGCGCTCGCCGTCGCCTTGGGTGCGCGCAAGCTCGTCATCCTCACCGACGTGGAGGGCCTCTACCCTCGGTGGCCCGACCGGTCCTCGCTGCTGCGGCGGGTCTCGGTCTCCCAGCTGGAGGCACTGCTGCCCGCTCTGCAGTCCGGGATGGCCCCGAAGATGGCCGCCTGCTTGCGCGCGGTGCGTGAGGGGGTGCCCCAGGCCCACGTCATCGACGGCCGGCACGCCCACTCGATGCTCGTGGAGATCTTCACCGAGGAGGACATGGGGACGATGGTGCTGCCGGACGGTGTGGCATGA
- a CDS encoding TetR/AcrR family transcriptional regulator: MNGQPRTTVDRRSPARQGVSDKGGRRRAEIAEAAAAILREEGPAGVSHRTVARRVGCSLSLTTYYYESLDEMLAEAGRINIGLWASRAEAVAEAAESEPPPTGPDAVTALVLRACLPAGDELLGHYLQLIAAARAIPVTRAYRTGRDRLNGALVRVLRQVRSECPPELVIAVVDGAAVSALSEGRDVRDTAAQLLRHVL; encoded by the coding sequence ATGAACGGACAGCCACGCACGACGGTCGACCGTCGGTCACCTGCCCGGCAGGGCGTGTCGGACAAGGGCGGCCGACGGCGCGCCGAGATCGCCGAGGCGGCCGCCGCGATCCTGCGCGAGGAGGGGCCTGCCGGCGTCTCGCACCGCACGGTCGCCCGCCGGGTGGGCTGCTCGCTGTCGCTGACGACCTACTACTACGAGAGCCTCGACGAGATGCTGGCCGAGGCCGGCCGCATCAACATCGGCCTGTGGGCGTCTCGCGCCGAGGCGGTCGCCGAGGCGGCCGAGAGCGAACCGCCACCGACCGGCCCGGACGCTGTGACCGCGCTCGTCCTGCGTGCCTGCCTGCCCGCCGGGGACGAGCTGCTCGGCCACTACTTGCAGCTGATCGCCGCCGCGCGGGCGATCCCGGTCACGCGCGCGTACCGCACCGGGCGAGACCGTCTCAACGGTGCGCTCGTTCGCGTGCTGCGCCAGGTCCGCAGCGAGTGCCCACCCGAGCTCGTCATCGCCGTCGTCGACGGCGCGGCCGTCTCGGCGCTCAGCGAGGGCCGGGACGTCCGCGACACTGCTGCGCAGCTGCTGCGGCACGTGCTCTGA
- a CDS encoding fibronectin type III domain-containing protein, with amino-acid sequence MPTALRHLRSAIAALAVAALALVGLTSTATADQHVLNASDLEARVYDADFQVGQFIVNATGDTTVEVDANNNTGGGMQFTQRLKMGGAGDAESRSVQFTTTGEAVLSVYVMSSSSSADRDLALYTLDGTEVARVPALGAPSGGDIPVGTLVVPDAGTYYIASPSSGVNIYYVELTEGPAPERPAWDAVAVPTITDVTVDGGDIVVSYDGVIGFEGADLATATLYDGETEVASGVSGTPGDAGSITLTPDASGDYEVQVALTRNDQETALLSERVAAPSFTLPLATPEITSALTSAVEGDQATVTVEWGAVPEAETYDLAYRETGATDWTAGPSTAGTSADITGLTPGTSYELQVTALRGVDTATSEPYAVTVSGEVERWLSAHAGISSNGELIENADGSLTFSLLDNNGKIADSEDGFMYYYTEIDPATENFTLSATFTVNDASLKDNQSGFGIVAVDTFEPNNRAARYFNNAGVMSAKYTRDVDGSLEVAYGTPGGKFVDGYTDAPTVASADRDMSRSQPFDWDFRAGYTEGSNTNPPRFTEGDVYEYTLRKSNTGFHAIWTDQDGEVHEIIDYEPDLLLQQDPDKYYVGIFAARKIVVTASDIEFTTIHPDDDEAPLPRPITYVDPTLSADVTRTTPHDSLDVPLVSNVHGEAVVRDGDGDVVGEVTLAPGESREITVPLEDGTNELTAELTPAPKEEQTQLGEYEDLSSYDPVSIPITIEVDRFGEPGESIHVAPDGTANGDGTPENPLDLHTAVAFVQPGQQIVLAPGTYRPTEAVVVGRGNDGTAEAPITLMSHPDGRATLDLSDSTSGGIKLRGDYWHLYDLEITGSQGYQKPLLIQGDHNVVERIESHHNQDTGVQISGEASEPYEMWPSDNLVVSSVSHNNVDPQGNDADGFAAKLTVGDGNVFRYNIAHHNIDDGWDLYAKSTTGPIGDVVVEDSVAYRNGQLEDDPERTGEGNGFKLGGESMPGKHLLRNSVSFGNLGRGVTSNSGPDVRVHDVTSYDNASGNLQLATSASTTDYEVSGMLSYVAGAADRIDLREQEDTLTTEPSNYLTVAGDFVRDASVNSEGDLVSDDWFGSLDTDLVPEIAADGSIEMHGLLELSDQAPAETGARLGANPEPTVITLLPPVGTAGGDEDRPGNRPPHVGEPGRPPFAGEQGPPEHARNR; translated from the coding sequence ATGCCAACCGCACTCAGACACCTCCGCTCGGCGATCGCGGCCCTGGCCGTCGCAGCGCTGGCGCTCGTCGGACTGACGAGCACCGCCACGGCGGACCAGCACGTGCTCAACGCGTCGGACCTCGAGGCCCGCGTCTACGACGCAGACTTCCAGGTCGGGCAGTTCATCGTGAACGCAACCGGCGACACGACCGTCGAGGTCGACGCCAACAACAACACCGGCGGTGGGATGCAGTTCACCCAGCGCCTGAAGATGGGCGGCGCCGGCGACGCCGAGAGCCGCTCGGTGCAGTTCACCACCACCGGCGAGGCGGTGCTCTCCGTCTACGTCATGAGCTCCAGCTCCAGCGCTGACCGAGACCTTGCCCTCTACACGCTCGACGGCACCGAGGTCGCCCGGGTACCCGCACTCGGAGCACCCTCCGGCGGTGACATCCCCGTCGGCACCCTGGTCGTCCCCGACGCCGGCACCTACTACATCGCCTCGCCGTCCTCGGGCGTGAACATCTACTACGTCGAGCTCACCGAGGGCCCGGCGCCCGAGCGCCCCGCCTGGGACGCCGTCGCGGTCCCCACCATCACCGACGTGACCGTCGACGGCGGGGACATCGTCGTGAGCTACGACGGCGTCATCGGGTTCGAGGGCGCCGACCTCGCCACCGCCACCCTCTACGACGGCGAGACGGAGGTCGCGTCCGGCGTCTCCGGAACCCCTGGAGACGCGGGCAGCATCACCCTCACCCCGGACGCCTCCGGCGACTACGAGGTCCAGGTGGCGCTGACGCGCAACGACCAGGAGACGGCCCTGCTGTCCGAGCGGGTCGCCGCGCCCTCGTTCACGCTGCCGCTCGCGACGCCGGAGATCACCTCCGCCCTGACCTCCGCGGTCGAGGGCGACCAGGCCACCGTCACCGTCGAGTGGGGCGCGGTCCCCGAGGCCGAGACCTACGACCTCGCCTACCGCGAGACCGGCGCGACCGACTGGACGGCCGGACCCTCGACCGCCGGGACGAGCGCCGACATCACCGGCCTGACCCCCGGCACCTCGTACGAGCTCCAGGTCACGGCTTTGCGCGGGGTGGACACCGCCACGTCCGAACCGTACGCGGTGACCGTCTCCGGGGAGGTCGAGCGCTGGCTGTCCGCCCACGCCGGAATCTCGAGCAACGGCGAGCTGATCGAGAACGCGGACGGCTCTCTGACCTTCTCCCTCCTCGACAACAACGGCAAGATCGCCGACTCCGAGGACGGATTCATGTACTACTACACCGAGATCGACCCGGCCACGGAGAACTTCACCCTCTCCGCGACGTTCACGGTGAACGACGCGTCACTGAAGGACAACCAGTCCGGGTTCGGCATCGTCGCCGTCGACACGTTCGAGCCGAACAACCGCGCCGCGCGATACTTCAACAACGCCGGCGTCATGTCGGCGAAGTACACCCGTGACGTGGACGGCTCCCTCGAGGTGGCGTACGGCACCCCCGGCGGGAAGTTCGTCGACGGCTACACCGACGCCCCGACCGTCGCCTCCGCGGACCGCGACATGAGCCGGTCGCAGCCGTTCGACTGGGACTTCCGGGCGGGCTACACCGAGGGCTCGAACACGAACCCGCCGCGGTTCACCGAGGGTGACGTCTACGAGTACACCCTGCGCAAGTCCAACACGGGTTTCCACGCCATCTGGACCGACCAGGACGGCGAGGTCCACGAGATCATCGACTACGAGCCGGACCTGCTCCTGCAGCAGGACCCCGACAAGTACTACGTGGGCATCTTCGCCGCCCGGAAGATCGTCGTGACCGCCAGCGACATCGAGTTCACGACGATCCACCCGGACGACGACGAGGCGCCGCTCCCGCGGCCCATCACCTACGTCGACCCCACCCTGAGCGCCGACGTCACGCGGACCACCCCGCACGACAGTCTGGACGTCCCGCTCGTGTCCAACGTCCACGGTGAGGCGGTCGTCCGCGACGGCGACGGCGACGTCGTCGGTGAGGTCACGCTCGCACCGGGCGAGAGCCGGGAGATCACCGTCCCGCTCGAGGACGGGACGAACGAGCTGACCGCCGAGCTCACGCCCGCTCCCAAGGAGGAGCAGACCCAGCTCGGCGAGTACGAGGACCTGTCCTCCTACGACCCGGTCTCGATCCCGATCACCATCGAGGTCGACCGCTTCGGCGAGCCGGGCGAGTCGATCCACGTCGCCCCCGACGGAACCGCGAACGGCGACGGGACGCCCGAGAACCCGCTGGACCTGCACACGGCCGTGGCGTTCGTCCAGCCCGGCCAGCAGATCGTCCTCGCGCCGGGCACGTACCGGCCCACCGAGGCCGTCGTGGTCGGCCGCGGGAACGACGGCACCGCGGAGGCCCCGATCACCCTGATGTCCCACCCCGACGGGCGAGCCACCCTCGACCTCTCGGACTCGACGTCGGGCGGGATCAAGCTGCGAGGCGACTACTGGCACCTGTACGACCTGGAGATCACCGGGTCGCAGGGCTACCAGAAGCCCCTGCTCATCCAGGGCGACCACAACGTGGTGGAGCGCATCGAGTCCCACCACAACCAGGACACCGGGGTGCAGATCTCCGGTGAGGCCTCCGAGCCCTACGAGATGTGGCCGTCGGACAACCTGGTGGTCTCCAGCGTGTCGCACAACAACGTCGACCCCCAGGGCAACGACGCCGACGGCTTCGCCGCGAAGCTGACGGTCGGGGACGGCAACGTCTTCCGGTACAACATCGCCCACCACAACATCGACGACGGTTGGGACCTGTACGCCAAGTCCACCACCGGGCCGATCGGCGACGTCGTGGTCGAGGACTCCGTCGCCTACCGCAACGGTCAGCTCGAGGACGACCCCGAGCGCACCGGTGAGGGCAACGGCTTCAAGCTCGGCGGGGAGTCGATGCCGGGCAAGCACCTGCTGCGCAACTCCGTCTCGTTCGGCAACCTCGGCCGCGGCGTCACGTCCAACTCCGGACCGGACGTGCGGGTGCACGACGTCACGTCGTACGACAACGCCTCGGGTAACCTCCAGCTCGCGACGAGCGCGTCCACGACCGACTACGAGGTCAGCGGCATGCTGTCCTACGTGGCGGGGGCTGCGGACCGGATCGACCTGCGCGAGCAGGAGGACACGCTCACCACCGAGCCGTCGAACTACCTCACCGTGGCGGGCGACTTCGTCCGTGACGCCAGCGTCAACAGCGAGGGCGACCTGGTCTCGGACGACTGGTTCGGCAGTCTCGACACCGATCTCGTCCCGGAGATCGCCGCGGACGGCAGCATCGAGATGCACGGCCTGCTCGAGCTCAGCGACCAGGCACCGGCGGAGACGGGGGCGCGCCTCGGCGCCAACCCGGAGCCGACGGTGATCACGCTCCTTCCGCCGGTCGGCACGGCCGGCGGGGACGAGGACCGTCCGGGCAACCGTCCGCCGCACGTCGGCGAGCCCGGCCGACCGCCGTTCGCGGGCGAGCAGGGACCGCCGGAGCACGCACGGAACCGGTGA
- a CDS encoding serine/threonine-protein kinase, whose product MSEPQPLIAGRYRPVRVIATGGMGVVWEAWDERLERTVAIKQLHTAPGLPEAEAELAKSRAMREARITARLHHPHAVPVFDAVEHEGRPCLIMPFLPSTPLSAVLRERGPLPVADVARLGAQVASALAAAHGLGIVHRDVKPGNILITDDGAAHISDFGISHAMGDPTLTATGMVHGTPAFLAPEVARGGDATFASDVFSLGATLYAALEGRPPFGAEPNSIALLHKVAAAEVEPPTRAGPLTPFLLRMLSAETAERPTMEAVAAHLAATAAVPTEERAAREERAAPEEPAPVVVPVPADVPAVHPSTPEEPLTDEVPPAAPAAEPPAPPAGRPDQHRPATRPPAHARTPSVSAAPSAPAGGAPRRRLLGVLAAAALLVAVVWVVAAMLTGPDPGTTAEPGPTPSSAPSAEPTGDATAAPEESPTPTAPATTPPPTPAPTTQEPEPEPAPAEEDPAPAEEPAPDRATQLASAVVDYYAFMPDDTDAAWPRMTTAYQSGHAGGRESYEAFWADIEDVAVTDVQGLPPDQVEATLTYRFDDGRVVVERTAYRLAEEDGLLKIAASTVLSSTGA is encoded by the coding sequence GTGAGCGAGCCGCAGCCTCTCATCGCCGGTCGCTATCGCCCCGTCAGGGTGATCGCCACCGGCGGGATGGGCGTGGTCTGGGAGGCGTGGGACGAGCGCCTCGAGCGGACGGTCGCGATCAAACAGCTGCACACCGCGCCCGGCCTCCCCGAGGCCGAGGCCGAGCTCGCGAAGAGCCGGGCGATGCGAGAGGCGCGGATCACCGCGCGCCTCCACCACCCGCACGCAGTACCCGTCTTCGACGCCGTCGAGCACGAGGGCCGGCCTTGTCTCATCATGCCGTTCCTGCCCTCGACGCCGCTCTCGGCCGTCCTCCGTGAGCGCGGACCCCTGCCGGTCGCCGACGTCGCACGGCTCGGCGCACAGGTCGCCTCCGCCCTCGCCGCCGCCCACGGGCTCGGGATCGTCCACCGCGACGTCAAGCCCGGGAACATCCTCATCACCGACGACGGTGCCGCGCACATCAGCGACTTCGGGATCTCGCACGCCATGGGCGACCCCACTCTCACCGCGACCGGCATGGTCCACGGAACCCCCGCGTTCCTCGCGCCCGAGGTGGCACGCGGCGGGGACGCCACCTTTGCGTCCGACGTCTTCTCCCTCGGCGCCACGCTCTACGCGGCCCTCGAGGGACGGCCGCCGTTCGGCGCCGAGCCGAACTCCATCGCCCTGCTGCACAAGGTCGCGGCCGCAGAGGTCGAGCCGCCGACCCGCGCCGGGCCGCTCACCCCCTTCCTGCTCCGGATGCTCTCGGCGGAGACGGCGGAGCGGCCCACGATGGAAGCCGTCGCCGCCCACCTCGCGGCGACCGCGGCCGTGCCCACCGAGGAGCGGGCGGCGCGGGAGGAGCGGGCTGCGCCGGAGGAGCCGGCACCGGTGGTCGTCCCGGTGCCCGCGGACGTCCCGGCGGTGCACCCGTCGACGCCCGAGGAGCCGTTGACGGACGAGGTGCCCCCGGCGGCGCCGGCCGCCGAGCCGCCCGCACCGCCCGCCGGTCGTCCGGACCAGCACCGTCCCGCCACCAGGCCTCCCGCACACGCGCGGACCCCCTCCGTCTCGGCGGCCCCCAGCGCCCCCGCCGGTGGTGCACCGCGGCGGCGCCTGCTCGGCGTGCTGGCCGCCGCCGCCCTCCTGGTCGCCGTCGTGTGGGTCGTCGCGGCGATGCTGACGGGGCCCGACCCGGGCACCACCGCCGAGCCAGGTCCGACGCCGTCCAGCGCGCCGTCCGCCGAGCCGACCGGCGACGCGACGGCGGCTCCGGAGGAGTCACCCACCCCGACCGCCCCCGCCACGACACCTCCGCCCACCCCCGCGCCGACGACGCAGGAGCCCGAGCCCGAACCGGCGCCGGCCGAGGAGGACCCGGCCCCGGCCGAGGAGCCTGCGCCGGACCGGGCGACGCAGCTGGCCTCCGCGGTGGTCGACTACTACGCGTTCATGCCTGATGACACCGACGCCGCCTGGCCGCGCATGACCACCGCCTACCAGTCGGGCCACGCCGGGGGACGCGAGAGCTACGAGGCCTTCTGGGCCGACATCGAGGACGTCGCGGTGACGGACGTCCAGGGTCTACCCCCGGACCAGGTGGAGGCCACGCTTACCTACCGGTTCGACGACGGCCGCGTCGTCGTGGAGCGGACCGCCTACCGCCTGGCGGAGGAGGACGGGCTGCTCAAGATCGCCGCCTCGACCGTGCTGAGCAGCACCGGGGCCTGA